A genome region from Hemitrygon akajei chromosome 14, sHemAka1.3, whole genome shotgun sequence includes the following:
- the vps29 gene encoding vacuolar protein sorting-associated protein 29 encodes MLVLVLGDLHIPHRCNTLPAKFKKLLVPGKIQHILCTGNLCTKESYDYLKTLAGDVHIVRGDFDENLNYPEQKVVTVGQFKIGLIHGHQVIPWGDMTSLALLQRQLDVDILISGHTHKFEAFEQESKFYINPGSATGAGNALEGNIIPSFVLMDIQASTVVTYVYQLISDDVKVERIEYKKS; translated from the exons ATG TTGGTGCTGGTATTGGGAGACCTTCATATTCCTCACCGCTGTAATACTTTACCAGCCAAGTTCAAGAAGTTGTTGGTACCTGGTAAGATCCAGCACATTTTGTGCACAGGAAATCTTTGCACCAAAGAGAGCTATGATTATCTTAAAACACTGGCTGGAGATGTCCACATTGTCAGGGGAGACTTTGATGAG AATTTGAATTATCCAGAGCAGAAGGTGGTAACAGTGGGGCAGTTCAAAATTGGATTGATCCATGGTCACCAGGTGATTCCCTGGGGAGACATGACTAGTCTGGCTCTACTGCAACGGCAGCTAGATGTAGATATCCTCATATCTGGACACACGCACAAGTTTGAGGCCTTTGAACAAGAGAGCAAGTTCTATATCAATCCAGGTTCAGCCACAGGTGCCGGTAATGCACTGGAAGG aAATATCATCCCTTCATTCGTACTAATGGACATTCAGGCATCCACAGTAGTCACTTATGTTTACCAGCTGATTTCTGATGATGTAAAAGTAGAACGGATTGAATACAAGAAGTCCTAA